A window of the Lolium perenne isolate Kyuss_39 chromosome 7, Kyuss_2.0, whole genome shotgun sequence genome harbors these coding sequences:
- the LOC127311549 gene encoding superoxide dismutase [Fe] 1, chloroplastic isoform X2 → MAFTTPAMVGGAVLSLALSASSTSSSASFLPLRAGGDSRRRRLAIPRRGGARSWRRRNLHISHCAGEATAVTEDGSHNAVTDAGADQADDTNGDSTDVPESLNPDDVSSVYWIKQQPLPYPTDALEPYISKETVEQHWGVHQHKHVERLNGMIGGSEWEGMSIGQMMLASFNEGREPPQAPFFHAAQIWNHDFYWRSMKPGGGGKPPERLLKFVNRDFGSYDGMIKQFMDAALTQFGSGWVWLSYKGSKLPHVNSKSPIPSDNYGRLVISKSPNAINPLVWGHSPLLAIDVWEHAYYLDYENRRAEYVSAVLEKLVSWEMVESRLRKAVLRAIERDGRTSMKQRRKEIHVGDASTSGEVRRRPRSQDQQVPSSVTVMPAGEAVPN, encoded by the exons ATGGCGTTCACCACACCGGCGATGGTGGGAGGCGCCGTCCTCTCCCTCGCTCTCTCCGCCTCCTCGACCTCCAGCTCGGCCTCCTTCCTCCCCCTCCGCGCCGGCGGCGACTCCCGACGGCGCCGCTTGGCCATCCCACGGAGGGGAGGCGCCAGG AGCTGGAGAAGACGGAATCTCCACATatctcattgtgctggcgaagcGACCGCAGTGACCGAGGACGGTTCACACAATGCTGTTACCGATGCCGGTGCTGATCAAGCTGATGACACCAATGGTGATTCCACGGATGTGCCTGAGTCCCTGAACCCTGACGACGTTTCTTCGGTTTACTGGATAAAGCAGCAGCCTCTCCCTTATCCTACT GATGCTCTGGAGCCATACATAAGCAAGGAGACGGTGGAGCAGCACTGGGGAGTTCACCAGCACAAGCACGTGGAGAGGCTCAATGGCATGATCGGTGGCAGCGAGTGGGAAGGGATGTCGATTGGGCAGATGATGCTCGCCTCGTTCAACGAGGGCAGGGAGCCACCCCAAGCTCCCTTCTTCCATGCTGCACAG ATATGGAACCATGATTTCTATTGGCGATCAATGAAACCTGGCGGCGGGGGCAAGCCCCCGGAACGGCTTCTGAAGTTTGTAAACAGAGACTTTGGATCCTATGACGGCATGATCAAACAATTCATGGATGCTGCATTAACTCAGTTCGGTTCTGGATGGGTTTGGCTTTCTT ACAAAGGGAGCAAGTTGCCTCATGTGAATTCAAAAAGCCCAATCCCATCTGACAATTATGGTAGGCTAGTCATCTCAAAGTCTCCAAATGCTATCAATCCTCTTGTATGGGGCCACTCT CCACTCCTTGCTATCGATGTTTGGGAG CACGCGTACTACCTGGATTATGAG AATCGAAGGGCTGAGTACGTCTCTGCAGTTCTAGAGAAGCTTGTGTCATGGGAAATGGTGGAGTCCAGACTCCGGAAAGCCGTCCTGCGAGCAATAGAAAGAGATGGTCGCACTAGCATGAAACAACGAAGAAAGGAAATCCATGTCGGAGATGCAAGCACCAGCGGTGAGGTGAGAAGGCGACCAAGAAGTCAGGATCAGCAGGTCCCTTCCAGCGTGACAGTGATGCCGGCAGGTGAGGCTGTGCCAAATTGA
- the LOC127311549 gene encoding superoxide dismutase [Fe] 1, chloroplastic isoform X1 gives MAFTTPAMVGGAVLSLALSASSTSSSASFLPLRAGGDSRRRRLAIPRRGGARGQSWRRRNLHISHCAGEATAVTEDGSHNAVTDAGADQADDTNGDSTDVPESLNPDDVSSVYWIKQQPLPYPTDALEPYISKETVEQHWGVHQHKHVERLNGMIGGSEWEGMSIGQMMLASFNEGREPPQAPFFHAAQIWNHDFYWRSMKPGGGGKPPERLLKFVNRDFGSYDGMIKQFMDAALTQFGSGWVWLSYKGSKLPHVNSKSPIPSDNYGRLVISKSPNAINPLVWGHSPLLAIDVWEHAYYLDYENRRAEYVSAVLEKLVSWEMVESRLRKAVLRAIERDGRTSMKQRRKEIHVGDASTSGEVRRRPRSQDQQVPSSVTVMPAGEAVPN, from the exons ATGGCGTTCACCACACCGGCGATGGTGGGAGGCGCCGTCCTCTCCCTCGCTCTCTCCGCCTCCTCGACCTCCAGCTCGGCCTCCTTCCTCCCCCTCCGCGCCGGCGGCGACTCCCGACGGCGCCGCTTGGCCATCCCACGGAGGGGAGGCGCCAGG GGACAGAGCTGGAGAAGACGGAATCTCCACATatctcattgtgctggcgaagcGACCGCAGTGACCGAGGACGGTTCACACAATGCTGTTACCGATGCCGGTGCTGATCAAGCTGATGACACCAATGGTGATTCCACGGATGTGCCTGAGTCCCTGAACCCTGACGACGTTTCTTCGGTTTACTGGATAAAGCAGCAGCCTCTCCCTTATCCTACT GATGCTCTGGAGCCATACATAAGCAAGGAGACGGTGGAGCAGCACTGGGGAGTTCACCAGCACAAGCACGTGGAGAGGCTCAATGGCATGATCGGTGGCAGCGAGTGGGAAGGGATGTCGATTGGGCAGATGATGCTCGCCTCGTTCAACGAGGGCAGGGAGCCACCCCAAGCTCCCTTCTTCCATGCTGCACAG ATATGGAACCATGATTTCTATTGGCGATCAATGAAACCTGGCGGCGGGGGCAAGCCCCCGGAACGGCTTCTGAAGTTTGTAAACAGAGACTTTGGATCCTATGACGGCATGATCAAACAATTCATGGATGCTGCATTAACTCAGTTCGGTTCTGGATGGGTTTGGCTTTCTT ACAAAGGGAGCAAGTTGCCTCATGTGAATTCAAAAAGCCCAATCCCATCTGACAATTATGGTAGGCTAGTCATCTCAAAGTCTCCAAATGCTATCAATCCTCTTGTATGGGGCCACTCT CCACTCCTTGCTATCGATGTTTGGGAG CACGCGTACTACCTGGATTATGAG AATCGAAGGGCTGAGTACGTCTCTGCAGTTCTAGAGAAGCTTGTGTCATGGGAAATGGTGGAGTCCAGACTCCGGAAAGCCGTCCTGCGAGCAATAGAAAGAGATGGTCGCACTAGCATGAAACAACGAAGAAAGGAAATCCATGTCGGAGATGCAAGCACCAGCGGTGAGGTGAGAAGGCGACCAAGAAGTCAGGATCAGCAGGTCCCTTCCAGCGTGACAGTGATGCCGGCAGGTGAGGCTGTGCCAAATTGA
- the LOC127313828 gene encoding methionine gamma-lyase, with translation MAPVVAAVEPFTLLKCLMPQDDGLGDNNGSADVKPIKAHRRESDPAAALAAARHEFGEHGGVNMSIEASITFTVMEPDTMRRLFAGELGPERDDLYIYSRHFNPTVLALGRQIAVLEGTEAAYCTASGMSAISSVLMQLVGAGGHVVASHCLYGGTHALLSSFLPRTSGVSTTFVDTDDEAAVRAAVRPGETKVVYVETMSNPTLAVADIPMLARVAHEAGAKLVVDNTFTPLVVSPARLGADVVVHSVSKFISGGADIIAGAICGPASLVNLMMDLQDGALMLLGPTMNAKVASELAGRLPHLPLRMQEHSRRAGEFATRMRRLGLRVTYPGLPDHPHHDRLRSMGNPGYGAGGMLCVDMGTEARANRLMHHLQNSTHFGLMAVSLGYYETLMSCSGNSTSSEIAPDDRARAGISPGLIRVSVGYNGTLEQRWAQFERALALVQQEIPDAAAGKPCQAV, from the exons ATGGCTCCTGTTGTCGCCGCCGTGGAGCCTTTCACCCTCCTCAAGTGCCTGATGCCGCAGGACGACGGCTTGGGCGACAACAACGGAAGCGCCGACGTGAAGCCGATAAAGGCGCACCGCCGGGAGTCCgacccggcggcggcgctggccgcgGCGCGGCACGAGTTCGGCGAGCATGGCGGCGTGAACATGTCCATCGAGGCGTCGATCACGTTCACGGTGATGGAGCCGGACACCATGCGGCGGCTCTTCGCTGGGGAGCTCGGCCCGGAACGCGACGACCTGTACATCTACAGCCGCCACTTCAACCCGACGGTGCTTGCGCTGGGGCGGCAGATAGCGGTGCTGGAGGGCACCGAGGCCGCCTACTGCACGGCCTCCGGCATGTCGGCCATCTCTTCCGTGCTGATGCAGCTGGTGGGCGCCGGCGGGCACGTGGTGGCGTCGCATTGCCTGTACGGCGGCACCCACGCGCTGCTATCCAGCTTTCTGCCGCGCACGTCGGGGGTGAGCACGACTTTCGTCGACACTGACGACGAGGCGGCCGTGCGCGCGGCTGTGCGGCCCGGGGAGACGAAGGTGGTGTACGTGGAGACGATGTCGAACCCGACGCTGGCCGTTGCCGATATCCCGATGCTGGCTCGCGTGGCGCACGAGGCGGGAGCCAAGCTGGTGGTGGACAACACCTTCACTCCCCTCGTCGTCTCGCCCGCGCGGCTCGGCGCCGACGTCGTCGTCCACAGCGTCTCCAAGTTCATCAGCGGCGGCGCCGACATCATTGCCG GTGCGATCTGCGGGCCGGCGAGTCTGGTGAATCTGATGATGGACCTGCAGGACGGCGCGCTGATGCTGCTGGGCCCAACGATGAACGCGAAGGTGGCGTCCGAGCTCGCCGGGCGTCTCCCCCACCTGCCGCTGCGGATGCAGGAGCACTCGCGCCGCGCCGGGGAGTTCGCGACCCGGATGCGCCGCCTGGGCCTCCGCGTCACCTACCCTGGCCTCCCCGACCATCCGCACCATGACCGGCTGCGCAGCATGGGCAACCCGGGCTACGGCGCCGGCGGGATGCTGTGCGTGGACATGGGCACCGAAGCGCGCGCCAACCGCCTCATGCACCACCTCCAGAACTCCACCCATTTCGGCCTCATGGCCGTCAGCCTCGGCTACTATGAGACGCTCATGTCCTGCTCCGGGAACAGCACCAGCAGCGAGATCGCGCCCGACGACCGCGCACGCGCCGGCATCTCTCCAGGCCTCATCCGCGTGTCCGTAGGATACAACGGCACCCTCGAGCAGCGCTGGGCGCAGTTCGAGCGAGCCCTCGCGCTCGTGCAGCAGGAGATCCCCGACGCTGCCGCCGGCAAGCCCTGCCAGGCCGTCTGA
- the LOC127316273 gene encoding uncharacterized protein, whose amino-acid sequence MQMQQQLRESMQMQQHMLQQMQQQQQMFQQMFMNQAVLTSPPGSSGPSTSCPPMFPHFIPTPDPAVMALLQQAPSQSPLTPGLTVNNTGIIRSLQQFLGGQGGGEGQGSGEEQGSGEGQGSGEG is encoded by the exons atgcagatgcagcagcagcTTAGGGAGAGCATGCAGATGCAGCAGCACATGTTGCAGCAGATGCAACAACAGCAGCAGATGTTCCAGCAGATGTTCATGAACCAGGCCGTGCTGACTTCCCCACCGGGGAGTAGTGGTCCTAGCACGTCGTGTCCTCCTATGTTCCCACATTTT ATCCCCACGCCCGATCCGGCTGTGATGGCGCTCCTCCAGCAAGCGCCAAGTCAGAGCCCGCTGACACCTGGCTTGACCGTCAACAATACGGGCATCATCCGGAGCCTGCAGCAGTTTCTAG gaggacaaggaggtggagaaggacaaggaagTGGAGAAGAACAAGGAAGTGGCGAAGGACAAGGAAGTGGCGAAGGTTGA
- the LOC127311549 gene encoding superoxide dismutase [Fe] 1, chloroplastic isoform X3: protein MAFTTPAMVGGAVLSLALSASSTSSSASFLPLRAGGDSRRRRLAIPRRGGARGQSWRRRNLHISHCAGEATAVTEDGSHNAVTDAGADQADDTNGDSTDVPESLNPDDVSSVYWIKQQPLPYPTDALEPYISKETVEQHWGVHQHKHVERLNGMIGGSEWEGMSIGQMMLASFNEGREPPQAPFFHAAQIWNHDFYWRSMKPGGGGKPPERLLKFVNRDFGSYDGMIKQFMDAALTQFGSGWVWLSYKGSKLPHVNSKSPIPSDNYGRLVISKSPNAINPLVWGHSLPDILIWLSILLGSHSLLSMFGSTRTTWIMRIEGLSTSLQF, encoded by the exons ATGGCGTTCACCACACCGGCGATGGTGGGAGGCGCCGTCCTCTCCCTCGCTCTCTCCGCCTCCTCGACCTCCAGCTCGGCCTCCTTCCTCCCCCTCCGCGCCGGCGGCGACTCCCGACGGCGCCGCTTGGCCATCCCACGGAGGGGAGGCGCCAGG GGACAGAGCTGGAGAAGACGGAATCTCCACATatctcattgtgctggcgaagcGACCGCAGTGACCGAGGACGGTTCACACAATGCTGTTACCGATGCCGGTGCTGATCAAGCTGATGACACCAATGGTGATTCCACGGATGTGCCTGAGTCCCTGAACCCTGACGACGTTTCTTCGGTTTACTGGATAAAGCAGCAGCCTCTCCCTTATCCTACT GATGCTCTGGAGCCATACATAAGCAAGGAGACGGTGGAGCAGCACTGGGGAGTTCACCAGCACAAGCACGTGGAGAGGCTCAATGGCATGATCGGTGGCAGCGAGTGGGAAGGGATGTCGATTGGGCAGATGATGCTCGCCTCGTTCAACGAGGGCAGGGAGCCACCCCAAGCTCCCTTCTTCCATGCTGCACAG ATATGGAACCATGATTTCTATTGGCGATCAATGAAACCTGGCGGCGGGGGCAAGCCCCCGGAACGGCTTCTGAAGTTTGTAAACAGAGACTTTGGATCCTATGACGGCATGATCAAACAATTCATGGATGCTGCATTAACTCAGTTCGGTTCTGGATGGGTTTGGCTTTCTT ACAAAGGGAGCAAGTTGCCTCATGTGAATTCAAAAAGCCCAATCCCATCTGACAATTATGGTAGGCTAGTCATCTCAAAGTCTCCAAATGCTATCAATCCTCTTGTATGGGGCCACTCT CTACCTGACATTCTTATCTGGCTATCTATTCTTCTTGGCAGCCACTCCTTGCTATCGATGTTTGGGAG CACGCGTACTACCTGGATTATGAG AATCGAAGGGCTGAGTACGTCTCTGCAGTTCTAG